In Xylanibacter ruminicola 23, a single genomic region encodes these proteins:
- a CDS encoding S41 family peptidase: protein MKKITLLILLIFSITSCVKEEERPDTPTGNFEALWHIIDEHYCFFDYKDIDWNQIYQTYKVRVNDNMNREQLFEVLTDMLSKLRDGHVNLYTAFDNGRYWNWHEDYPTNFSDTLQRRYLGTDYRIAGGLRYRILDDNIGYVYYGSFSSAVGEGNLDEVIQHLMFCQGMILDIRSNGGGDLTNAEKLAARFCNQKTPVGYIQHKTGKGHNDFSAQEPQYIEPSSNLRWQKKVVLLTNRGVFSAANEFTTYMKCMPQVTVVGDRTGGGSGLPFTASLPNGWTVRFSACPTYDANHNQTEFGIDPDYNVALTDEDFNKGKDTIIEHARTLLNNN, encoded by the coding sequence ATGAAAAAGATAACGCTGTTAATTCTCTTGATTTTTTCCATAACTTCCTGCGTAAAGGAGGAAGAACGCCCCGATACACCCACAGGCAACTTCGAGGCCTTGTGGCATATCATCGATGAGCACTACTGCTTTTTCGACTACAAAGATATCGATTGGAACCAGATTTACCAGACCTACAAGGTACGTGTAAACGACAATATGAACCGCGAGCAGCTGTTCGAGGTGCTCACCGATATGCTATCCAAACTGCGCGACGGACATGTAAACCTCTACACCGCGTTCGACAACGGTCGTTACTGGAACTGGCACGAGGACTACCCCACCAACTTCAGCGATACCCTGCAGCGTCGTTACTTAGGCACCGACTACCGTATTGCCGGTGGCCTGCGCTACCGCATCCTCGACGATAACATCGGCTATGTATATTATGGCAGCTTTTCAAGTGCTGTGGGCGAAGGTAATCTCGACGAGGTGATACAGCACCTCATGTTCTGCCAGGGCATGATACTCGACATTCGAAGTAACGGCGGTGGCGACCTGACCAATGCCGAAAAATTGGCCGCCCGTTTCTGCAATCAGAAAACACCGGTTGGCTACATACAGCATAAAACCGGTAAAGGTCATAACGACTTCTCAGCACAGGAGCCACAGTATATAGAGCCCAGCAGCAACTTGCGCTGGCAGAAAAAGGTGGTACTGCTTACCAACCGCGGTGTGTTTAGTGCTGCCAACGAGTTTACCACCTATATGAAGTGCATGCCACAGGTAACCGTAGTGGGCGACCGTACCGGTGGTGGCAGTGGCCTACCCTTCACCGCCAGTCTGCCTAACGGTTGGACAGTACGTTTCTCGGCCTGCCCCACCTACGATGCCAACCATAACCAAACCGAGTTTGGTATCGATCCCGACTACAACGTGGCGCTGACCGACGAAGATTTTAACAAAGGTAAAGATACAATAATAGAACACGCGCGTACCTTACTTAATAATAATTAA
- the alaS gene encoding alanine--tRNA ligase, with amino-acid sequence MMTANEIRDSFKKFFESKQHAIVPSAPMVIKDDPTLMFTNAGMNQWKDIILGTRDPEPRRRADTQKCLRVSGKHNDLEEVGHDTYHHTMFEMLGNWSFGDYFKEGAIDMAWEYLVDVLKLNPEDLYVTVFEGSPEENIPRDDEAAKYWAKHVPEDHIINGNKHDNFWEMGDTGPCGPCSEIHVDSRTPEQKAASGKTGRELVNQDDPQVIEIWNIVFMQFNRKADGSLEPLSMNVIDTGMGFERLVRMMQGKHSNYDTDVFQPIIKAEQQITGLKYFTFEEETESPISKEQDDINVAMRVCADHLRAVAFSIADGQLPSNAKAGYVIRRILRRAVRYAYTFLNQKDGFLYKLVPTLVAEMGGAFPELEAQQQLVTKVIKEEEESFLRTLEKGIGMLNDAMNTLKAEGKTELDGVQAFRLFDTYGFPLDLTELICRENGFTVNEEQFNVEMQKQKDRARNAAAVENSDWVELAAGEQQFVGYDYTEYECHIIRYRKVTQKKNEFYELVLDNTPFYGEMGGQVGDCGVLVNEAETINIIDTKRENGQSVHIVKQLPKDPAAQFMACVDTDKRNASAANHTATHLLDYALKQILGDHVEQKGSFVSPDTLRFDFSHFEKVTDEQLREVERMVNDMIRQDIHIDEHRDVPFDEAKKLGAIALFGEKYGDKVRVVRFGPSCEFCGGIHASSTGRIGFFKIISESSVAAGIRRIEAKTGQECEELLYQTEDILKAVKAFFNNAKDLQGVIKKYIEEHDSMKKEIEAFQAQAVERAAKQLVDKAREVNGVKVVSAVLPMNPAAAKDLAFKIRAAVEGSLLCVLGTHDNNKPQLSIMMSDDMVSDHGLNAGQMVREAAKLIQGGGGGQPHFAQAGGKNADGLSAAVDKVLELAKLN; translated from the coding sequence ATGATGACAGCAAATGAGATTCGCGACTCATTTAAGAAGTTTTTCGAGTCGAAGCAGCACGCTATCGTACCATCAGCCCCAATGGTGATCAAGGACGATCCCACACTGATGTTTACGAACGCAGGTATGAACCAATGGAAAGATATCATTCTGGGTACTCGCGATCCAGAGCCACGCCGTCGAGCGGATACACAGAAGTGCCTGCGTGTATCAGGAAAGCACAACGACCTTGAAGAGGTTGGACACGATACTTATCACCACACCATGTTCGAGATGCTCGGTAACTGGAGCTTTGGCGACTACTTTAAGGAGGGCGCCATCGATATGGCATGGGAGTATCTGGTTGACGTGCTGAAGCTGAATCCCGAGGATCTCTATGTAACTGTATTCGAGGGTTCGCCCGAGGAGAACATCCCTCGCGACGACGAGGCTGCCAAGTACTGGGCAAAGCACGTACCCGAGGATCATATCATCAACGGAAACAAGCACGACAACTTCTGGGAAATGGGCGATACAGGTCCTTGCGGTCCTTGCTCTGAGATCCACGTAGATAGCCGTACCCCTGAGCAGAAGGCTGCCAGCGGCAAGACCGGTCGTGAGCTGGTTAACCAGGACGACCCACAGGTTATCGAAATCTGGAACATCGTGTTCATGCAGTTCAACCGCAAGGCCGATGGTTCACTCGAGCCACTGTCAATGAACGTTATTGATACCGGTATGGGCTTTGAGCGTCTGGTCCGCATGATGCAGGGCAAGCACTCCAACTACGATACCGACGTATTCCAGCCTATCATCAAGGCCGAGCAGCAGATTACCGGACTGAAGTACTTCACCTTCGAGGAGGAGACCGAGAGTCCTATCAGCAAGGAGCAGGACGACATCAACGTGGCCATGCGTGTTTGCGCCGACCACCTGCGTGCCGTTGCCTTCTCGATCGCCGACGGTCAGCTGCCTTCTAATGCCAAGGCTGGTTATGTGATTCGTCGTATCTTGCGCCGTGCCGTACGTTATGCCTATACCTTCCTGAATCAGAAGGATGGTTTCCTGTATAAGCTTGTTCCAACACTCGTTGCCGAGATGGGCGGTGCCTTCCCCGAGTTGGAGGCCCAGCAGCAGCTTGTCACCAAGGTAATCAAGGAAGAGGAAGAGTCGTTCCTCCGCACCCTCGAAAAGGGTATCGGCATGCTGAACGACGCTATGAATACCCTCAAGGCCGAGGGTAAGACCGAGTTGGATGGCGTACAGGCTTTCCGTTTGTTCGACACCTACGGATTCCCTCTCGACCTCACCGAGCTCATCTGTCGTGAAAACGGTTTTACCGTTAACGAGGAGCAGTTCAATGTTGAGATGCAGAAGCAGAAGGACCGTGCCCGTAATGCCGCTGCCGTTGAGAACAGCGACTGGGTAGAGCTGGCCGCCGGTGAGCAGCAGTTCGTTGGTTATGATTATACCGAATACGAGTGCCATATCATCCGCTACCGCAAGGTAACTCAGAAAAAGAATGAGTTCTACGAGCTGGTACTCGATAACACCCCATTCTATGGTGAGATGGGTGGACAGGTTGGTGATTGCGGTGTACTCGTTAACGAGGCCGAGACCATCAACATCATCGACACCAAGCGCGAGAACGGTCAGAGCGTTCACATCGTAAAGCAGTTGCCAAAGGATCCCGCAGCCCAGTTCATGGCATGCGTTGATACCGACAAGCGTAATGCATCGGCCGCTAACCATACCGCTACTCACCTGCTCGACTATGCCTTGAAGCAGATTCTGGGCGACCACGTAGAGCAGAAGGGTTCGTTTGTAAGCCCCGACACCCTGCGTTTCGACTTCTCTCACTTCGAGAAGGTTACCGACGAGCAGCTGCGCGAGGTTGAGCGTATGGTAAACGATATGATCCGTCAGGACATCCACATCGACGAGCACCGCGACGTGCCTTTCGACGAGGCTAAGAAGCTTGGTGCTATCGCCCTGTTCGGCGAGAAGTACGGCGATAAGGTTCGTGTGGTTCGCTTCGGTCCAAGTTGCGAGTTCTGTGGTGGTATCCACGCTTCAAGCACCGGTCGTATCGGATTCTTCAAGATTATCTCTGAGAGCAGCGTAGCTGCCGGCATCCGTCGTATCGAGGCCAAGACCGGTCAGGAGTGCGAGGAGCTGCTGTATCAGACCGAGGATATCCTGAAGGCTGTTAAGGCATTCTTCAACAATGCCAAGGACCTGCAGGGCGTTATCAAGAAGTATATCGAGGAGCACGACTCCATGAAGAAAGAGATTGAGGCTTTCCAGGCACAGGCCGTAGAGCGCGCTGCCAAGCAGCTGGTCGACAAGGCTCGCGAGGTAAACGGCGTAAAGGTTGTTTCAGCCGTTCTGCCTATGAATCCTGCTGCTGCCAAGGATCTGGCATTTAAGATTCGTGCAGCTGTAGAGGGCTCACTGCTGTGTGTACTGGGTACTCACGACAACAATAAACCACAGCTTAGCATCATGATGAGCGATGATATGGTAAGCGACCACGGACTGAATGCCGGTCAGATGGTTCGCGAGGCCGCTAAGCTCATCCAGGGTGGTGGTGGCGGTCAGCCTCACTTTGCCCAGGCTGGTGGTAAGAACGCCGACGGCTTGAGCGCCGCCGTTGACAAGGTGTTAGAGCTGGCAAAGCTTAACTAA
- a CDS encoding MerR family transcriptional regulator → MALNLNRRLKTYYSIREVAEMFDLNESTLRYWETEFPFLKPKTSGTAKIRQYQEKDLDQIRLIHNLVKVRGFKIAAAREMLTKNRQGVQKTADALQNLIALREDLQVLKSHLDAL, encoded by the coding sequence ATGGCACTGAATTTGAATAGGAGGCTGAAAACGTACTACTCCATTAGGGAGGTTGCCGAGATGTTCGATTTGAACGAGAGTACGCTGCGCTACTGGGAAACTGAGTTTCCATTCCTGAAGCCAAAGACCTCGGGAACTGCGAAAATACGTCAGTATCAGGAGAAAGATCTGGATCAGATACGCCTGATACACAACCTGGTGAAAGTGCGTGGATTCAAGATTGCTGCTGCACGTGAGATGTTGACTAAAAACCGACAAGGCGTGCAGAAAACAGCCGATGCCTTACAGAACCTGATTGCGTTGCGCGAAGATTTGCAAGTGCTTAAAAGTCATCTCGATGCGCTCTAA
- a CDS encoding DNA gyrase/topoisomerase IV subunit A, with translation MDDEIKEIEQSEQHSDYKPSNRFDAAAVHHLSGMYQNWFLDYASYVILERAVPHLGDGLKPVQRRILHSMKRMDDGRYNKVANIVGHTMQFHPHGDASIGDALVQLGQKDLLIDTQGNWGNILTGSSAAAPRYIEARLSKFALDTVFNPKTTEWKMSYDGRNKEPITLPVKFPLLLAQGAEGIAVGLSSKILPHNFCEICDAAISYLHQQPFALYPDFPTSGSIDVSKYNDGQRGGVIKVRAKIEKIDQKTLVIREIPFSKTSETLQDSIVKAIEKGKIKARKVEDLTAAEVEIQVHLAPGVSSDKTIDALYAFTDCEVSISPNCCVIEDNKPQFLTVSDVLRHSVERTKDLIRQELEIRKGELLEQLHFQSLERIFIEERIYKDKKFEQAPNVDAVCEHIDERLTPYYPQFIREVTKDDILKLLEIKMQRILKFNKDKADELMARLKAEIEEIDRDLANLVEVTANWFQFLKDKYGKDHPRLTEIRNFDTIDSAKVAEANQKLYINRSDGFIGTGLKKDEFVCNCSDLDDVIIFYKDGKYKIVRVAEKLFVGKNILYVNVFKKNDSRTIYNAVYRDGKKGACYIKRFNVTSMTRDKEYDLTQGTDGSRVMYFTANPNGEAEVIKVTLDPSQNIKRVFLVKDFSEIMIKGRASKGNLLTKYQVTRIGLKSHGHSTLGGRKVWFDPDVNRLNYDDHGKMLGEFYDDDQILVILSNGDYYLSNFDLANHYESNILRIEKYDADKVWTAVLYDADNQGYPYLKRFQMDATKKKQNWLSDNPASQLLLLTDTPYPRLQVTYGGADAFRGSEEIDAEQFIAVKGYKAKGKRLTTYALENIEELEPTRFPEPPAETADADTEPEEEDLDPDAGKSEQQIRDELTGQLNLFDNEDFK, from the coding sequence ATGGACGACGAGATTAAAGAGATTGAACAGTCGGAACAGCACTCCGACTATAAACCAAGCAACCGCTTTGATGCCGCAGCGGTTCATCATCTTAGCGGCATGTATCAGAACTGGTTTCTGGATTACGCCAGCTACGTAATCCTGGAGCGTGCCGTACCCCATCTGGGCGACGGACTGAAACCCGTACAGCGTAGAATTCTGCACTCTATGAAACGTATGGACGATGGCCGCTACAACAAGGTAGCCAACATCGTAGGTCATACCATGCAGTTCCACCCTCACGGTGATGCTTCTATCGGCGACGCCTTAGTGCAGTTGGGACAGAAAGATCTGCTCATCGACACGCAGGGTAACTGGGGAAACATCCTCACGGGTTCATCGGCCGCTGCCCCACGATACATCGAGGCACGCCTTTCTAAGTTCGCCCTCGACACGGTGTTTAATCCCAAGACCACCGAGTGGAAGATGTCGTACGACGGTCGTAACAAGGAGCCAATCACACTCCCTGTCAAATTCCCATTGCTGTTGGCACAGGGTGCCGAGGGTATCGCCGTAGGATTGAGTTCAAAAATCCTGCCACACAACTTCTGCGAAATCTGCGATGCAGCCATCAGCTATCTGCACCAGCAGCCATTCGCACTCTACCCCGACTTCCCCACCAGCGGTAGCATCGACGTTTCGAAATATAACGACGGTCAGCGTGGCGGCGTCATCAAGGTACGCGCCAAAATCGAGAAGATCGATCAGAAAACGCTGGTCATCCGTGAGATACCATTCTCAAAAACCTCCGAGACCCTGCAGGACTCTATCGTAAAGGCCATCGAGAAAGGAAAAATCAAGGCCCGTAAGGTTGAAGACCTCACTGCTGCCGAGGTTGAAATCCAGGTACACCTGGCACCTGGCGTATCAAGCGACAAGACTATCGACGCCCTCTATGCCTTTACCGACTGCGAGGTTAGCATCTCGCCTAACTGCTGCGTGATCGAGGACAACAAACCACAGTTCCTCACCGTGAGCGATGTGCTGCGTCATTCAGTAGAACGTACCAAGGACCTCATCCGTCAGGAGCTGGAGATCCGCAAGGGCGAGCTGTTAGAACAGTTGCACTTCCAGAGTTTGGAGCGTATCTTCATCGAGGAGCGTATCTATAAGGACAAGAAATTTGAACAGGCACCTAACGTAGATGCCGTTTGCGAACATATCGACGAGCGTCTCACACCTTACTACCCGCAGTTTATCCGCGAGGTAACCAAGGACGATATCCTGAAATTGCTCGAAATCAAGATGCAGCGCATCCTGAAATTCAATAAGGATAAGGCCGACGAGCTCATGGCACGTCTGAAGGCAGAGATTGAGGAGATCGACCGCGATCTGGCTAACCTGGTAGAGGTAACAGCCAACTGGTTCCAGTTCCTAAAGGATAAGTACGGCAAGGACCATCCACGTCTGACCGAGATTCGCAATTTCGACACCATCGACTCAGCCAAAGTGGCCGAAGCCAACCAGAAGTTGTACATCAACCGCAGCGATGGCTTTATCGGTACCGGACTGAAGAAGGACGAGTTTGTATGCAACTGCTCCGACCTCGATGATGTCATCATTTTTTACAAAGATGGTAAATACAAGATTGTACGCGTAGCCGAGAAACTGTTCGTGGGTAAGAACATCCTGTATGTGAACGTGTTCAAGAAGAACGACTCACGTACCATCTACAATGCCGTTTATCGTGATGGTAAGAAGGGCGCCTGCTACATCAAGCGCTTCAACGTTACCAGCATGACCCGCGACAAGGAGTACGACCTGACGCAGGGCACCGACGGCAGTCGCGTGATGTACTTCACCGCCAACCCCAACGGCGAGGCCGAGGTGATCAAGGTAACGCTCGACCCCTCACAGAACATCAAACGCGTGTTCTTAGTCAAAGATTTTTCAGAGATTATGATCAAGGGGCGCGCCTCGAAGGGTAACCTGCTCACCAAGTATCAGGTAACCCGCATCGGACTGAAGAGTCACGGACACTCTACACTGGGTGGTCGCAAGGTTTGGTTCGATCCCGACGTGAACCGCTTGAACTACGACGACCACGGAAAGATGCTGGGCGAGTTCTACGACGACGACCAGATTCTGGTCATCCTCTCGAACGGCGACTACTATCTGAGCAACTTTGATTTGGCCAACCACTACGAGTCGAACATCCTGCGCATCGAGAAATACGATGCCGACAAGGTTTGGACGGCCGTACTCTACGATGCCGACAACCAGGGCTATCCATATCTGAAGCGATTCCAGATGGATGCCACTAAGAAAAAGCAGAACTGGCTTTCGGACAATCCAGCATCACAGTTGCTGTTGCTCACCGACACACCTTATCCACGTTTGCAGGTAACCTACGGCGGTGCCGATGCCTTCCGTGGCAGCGAGGAGATTGATGCCGAGCAGTTCATTGCCGTAAAGGGTTATAAGGCCAAGGGTAAGCGCCTCACTACCTATGCCCTCGAAAACATCGAGGAGTTGGAGCCCACCCGCTTCCCAGAGCCACCGGCCGAGACAGCGGATGCCGATACCGAACCCGAGGAAGAAGACCTCGACCCAGATGCCGGCAAAAGTGAGCAGCAGATACGCGACGAGCTCACCGGTCAGCTAAATCTTTTTGATAATGAAGATTTTAAATAG
- a CDS encoding DUF3316 domain-containing protein, translated as MKILNSILCVLCFAATAANAQNKSHMIGLGPTKVLDTYLTPENFSGTGITYMYIKEQRDTTRRWSNTYEHEVDLSNTHDRSHNINDLEITYNLYWARYYNFRPVLNGLKLQAGVAANLCAGAIYNMTSSNNPAQARAALNIMPSATATYGFHISRHRFTARYELNLPLVGVMFSPNYGQSYYEIFSRGNYDHNIVPTTFVSAPTFRQLASVDWHCTQKWALRLAYLGNYQQAQVNNLKQHTYTHRILLGITRSL; from the coding sequence ATGAAGATTTTAAATAGTATATTGTGTGTTTTGTGCTTTGCTGCTACCGCGGCAAATGCACAAAACAAATCACACATGATAGGCCTTGGCCCAACCAAAGTTCTCGATACTTACCTAACCCCCGAGAACTTTAGCGGCACGGGCATTACCTACATGTATATCAAAGAGCAGCGCGACACCACCCGCCGTTGGAGCAACACCTATGAGCACGAGGTCGACCTCTCGAACACCCACGACCGTAGCCATAACATCAACGATTTGGAAATCACTTACAATCTCTATTGGGCACGCTACTACAATTTCCGTCCCGTACTCAACGGACTGAAACTGCAGGCAGGTGTAGCCGCCAACCTCTGCGCTGGCGCCATCTACAACATGACCAGCAGCAACAACCCCGCCCAGGCACGTGCAGCGCTCAACATCATGCCAAGTGCCACTGCTACGTACGGTTTCCACATCAGTCGTCATCGTTTTACTGCCCGTTACGAACTCAACCTGCCACTGGTAGGCGTGATGTTCAGTCCTAACTACGGACAGAGCTACTACGAAATCTTTTCGCGGGGCAACTACGATCATAACATCGTACCCACCACTTTTGTTTCAGCCCCCACCTTCCGTCAGTTGGCCTCGGTGGATTGGCACTGCACTCAAAAATGGGCACTGCGCCTGGCCTACCTCGGTAACTACCAGCAAGCCCAAGTCAACAACCTCAAGCAGCACACCTATACCCACCGTATCCTGCTTGGCATCACCCGCAGCCTATGA
- a CDS encoding lipoprotein, with amino-acid sequence MKKKIINGILMVALVGATSTSFVSCKDTSEDVKTDLMAQVNAVKANLEPRVEQAEKDIDALEGRMDTAESDIKTLKSDVTSLKNRVSTLEQEKDSLAQVTKTIEGQLTQVETKINTIVEALQKMVTSVTVNATSTSILDNSKLFPGLNLQFLGTAMGKATTTGKFPSTTTMAGHGTALEAADFAGVDQYSWSNGDILPKADEETELADAGTVWFTLNPSNVNVKNLKALKLVDSQNNESFVTISLKDAEKDTTSVLTWGITRADEFKPVLWKAQAGIDLEATDLATIAPAEIIDYKGIAADVRAILSEVKAAAQDVNRNNYADLTKSTTKSVLKNSAQIVASLLQAKVPSLPALALEAQWEDTVGVRSVLSDYSIAATAYKPLSFDFGKDLVDGRQVSLDKIDRQVARILNKIANKVNSIGINNITIANINLTTAQLNQFKTSQTLHIWVNPTAPDVVINTDGSNPGAVYTTHHTTTIDADLTAAVNTLLGEVNGSLNGANVDIQSIINEIKSLQANVTSYADRTKTFEVRVSDFLEREINRVITKVANDGLTRILEPVILFQAGENYNVTRFFEGQVIPAGKVTLVPTTVTNELFAPAFKKYVAIKAADGSFAVQKLMTKGDKDFKKIEANLKAGKYTVIYSALDFYGNQVSKKYNITVK; translated from the coding sequence ATGAAAAAGAAAATTATCAATGGTATTCTGATGGTAGCCCTCGTAGGTGCTACATCAACATCATTCGTTTCTTGTAAGGACACAAGCGAGGATGTAAAGACAGACTTGATGGCACAGGTAAATGCCGTTAAGGCTAACCTCGAGCCACGCGTAGAGCAGGCTGAGAAGGACATCGATGCACTCGAAGGCCGTATGGACACTGCTGAGAGCGACATCAAGACTCTGAAGAGCGACGTTACAAGCCTGAAGAACCGTGTATCTACTCTGGAGCAGGAGAAGGATAGCCTGGCTCAGGTAACAAAGACCATCGAGGGTCAGCTCACACAGGTTGAGACTAAGATCAACACTATCGTTGAGGCTCTCCAGAAGATGGTTACTAGCGTAACTGTTAACGCTACATCTACAAGCATTCTCGACAATAGCAAGCTGTTCCCAGGTCTGAACCTTCAGTTCCTCGGCACTGCTATGGGTAAGGCTACCACAACTGGTAAGTTCCCTTCAACAACAACTATGGCTGGTCACGGTACAGCTCTTGAGGCTGCTGACTTCGCTGGTGTTGACCAGTACAGCTGGAGCAACGGCGACATCCTGCCAAAGGCTGACGAAGAGACTGAGCTGGCTGACGCTGGTACAGTTTGGTTCACTCTGAACCCATCTAACGTTAACGTTAAGAACCTGAAGGCTCTGAAGCTGGTTGACAGCCAGAATAACGAGAGCTTCGTAACAATCTCTCTGAAGGACGCTGAGAAGGATACTACTTCTGTTCTGACATGGGGTATCACACGTGCTGACGAGTTCAAGCCCGTTCTGTGGAAGGCTCAGGCTGGTATCGACCTCGAGGCTACTGACCTCGCTACTATCGCTCCTGCCGAGATTATCGACTATAAGGGTATCGCTGCTGACGTTCGCGCTATTCTGAGCGAGGTTAAGGCTGCTGCTCAGGATGTTAACCGTAACAACTACGCAGACCTGACCAAGAGCACAACTAAGAGCGTTCTGAAGAACTCTGCTCAGATTGTAGCTTCTCTGCTGCAGGCTAAGGTTCCTTCTCTGCCCGCTCTGGCTCTCGAGGCTCAGTGGGAGGATACAGTAGGTGTTCGTAGCGTACTGTCTGACTACTCTATCGCTGCTACAGCTTACAAGCCACTGTCATTCGACTTCGGTAAGGACCTCGTTGACGGCCGTCAGGTAAGCCTCGACAAGATCGACCGTCAGGTTGCTCGCATTCTGAACAAGATTGCAAACAAGGTTAACAGCATTGGTATCAACAATATCACTATCGCTAACATTAATCTGACAACTGCTCAGCTGAATCAGTTCAAAACCTCTCAGACTCTTCATATCTGGGTAAATCCAACAGCACCAGATGTTGTAATTAATACTGATGGTTCTAATCCTGGTGCAGTTTATACTACACATCACACCACAACTATCGATGCTGACTTGACTGCTGCAGTAAACACTCTGCTCGGAGAGGTTAACGGTTCGCTGAACGGTGCTAACGTTGACATCCAGTCAATCATCAACGAGATCAAGAGCCTGCAGGCTAACGTTACAAGCTACGCTGATCGCACAAAGACCTTCGAGGTTCGCGTAAGCGACTTCTTGGAGCGTGAGATCAACCGCGTTATCACAAAGGTTGCTAACGATGGTCTGACACGTATTCTCGAGCCAGTTATCCTGTTCCAGGCTGGTGAGAACTACAACGTAACTCGCTTCTTCGAGGGTCAGGTTATTCCTGCTGGTAAGGTAACTCTCGTTCCTACCACAGTAACCAACGAGCTCTTCGCTCCTGCATTCAAGAAGTACGTTGCTATCAAGGCTGCTGACGGTTCATTCGCAGTTCAGAAGCTCATGACTAAGGGTGACAAGGACTTCAAGAAGATTGAGGCTAACCTGAAGGCTGGTAAGTACACTGTTATCTACAGCGCTCTCGACTTCTATGGCAACCAGGTATCTAAGAAGTACAACATCACTGTGAAGTAA
- a CDS encoding OmpA family protein: protein MKKTILSCLMLLAGISANAQEQKGTTEYVFEPHWYVQIQPLGAQYTLGEVSFGDLLSYNVQATVGRQFSKLWGARLAVNAWQSKAGSKFDISNKEYKWKWNYVAPTIDATFNVSNALFGFNPNRVFNLSAFAGIGLNIGFSNTEAADADKAIRAMGTIVGANGTTYTTNQGLEYLWDGTKVRLMGQFGLMGDFKVSDKVSIGLELSANTLNDKYNSKKAKNWDWYFNALAGVKIALGNTYSTRFIPAPEPEIRYVEKIVEKIVEVPAKVEEPEAKTEALRRDIFFAIGKTVIRKSEQQKVNEVVEYLNANPEAKVNITGYADAGTGNDRINDRLAAGRADVVVKALKKAGVAASRISYDSKGARVQPFADNDSNRVSIVIAE from the coding sequence ATGAAGAAAACAATATTGTCTTGCCTGATGCTGTTGGCTGGTATTTCAGCAAATGCACAGGAGCAGAAGGGCACGACTGAATACGTCTTCGAGCCACACTGGTATGTACAGATTCAGCCTCTGGGCGCTCAGTACACACTCGGTGAGGTAAGCTTCGGCGATCTGCTGTCATACAACGTACAGGCAACTGTAGGCCGTCAGTTCTCAAAGCTGTGGGGTGCCCGCTTGGCCGTTAACGCATGGCAGAGCAAGGCTGGTAGCAAGTTCGATATTTCTAACAAGGAGTACAAGTGGAAGTGGAACTACGTAGCTCCTACAATTGACGCTACATTCAACGTTTCTAACGCACTGTTCGGTTTCAATCCTAACCGTGTATTCAACCTGAGCGCTTTCGCTGGTATCGGTCTGAACATCGGTTTCTCTAACACAGAGGCTGCTGATGCTGACAAGGCTATCCGCGCTATGGGTACAATCGTTGGTGCTAACGGTACTACTTACACCACAAACCAGGGTCTGGAGTATCTGTGGGACGGCACAAAGGTTCGCCTCATGGGTCAGTTTGGTCTGATGGGTGACTTCAAGGTAAGCGACAAGGTTAGCATCGGTCTCGAGCTGAGCGCTAACACTCTTAACGACAAGTACAACTCAAAGAAGGCTAAGAACTGGGATTGGTACTTCAACGCACTGGCTGGTGTGAAGATTGCCCTTGGTAACACCTACTCTACACGTTTCATCCCTGCTCCAGAGCCAGAGATCCGCTACGTAGAGAAGATTGTTGAGAAGATTGTTGAGGTTCCTGCTAAGGTTGAGGAGCCAGAGGCTAAGACTGAGGCTCTCCGCCGCGATATCTTCTTCGCTATCGGTAAGACTGTTATCCGCAAGAGCGAGCAGCAGAAGGTTAACGAGGTAGTAGAGTACCTGAACGCTAACCCTGAGGCTAAGGTTAACATCACTGGTTACGCTGACGCAGGTACAGGTAACGATCGCATCAACGATCGCCTGGCTGCTGGTCGTGCCGACGTTGTTGTTAAGGCTCTGAAGAAGGCTGGCGTTGCAGCAAGCCGCATCAGCTACGACAGCAAGGGTGCTCGTGTACAGCCATTCGCTGACAACGACAGCAACCGTGTATCTATCGTAATCGCAGAGTAA